TGGATATTGAAGCTCGTGTTGAGGGTGAGGAAGGATTATCGATCAGATTGGAAGGAGTTGTTGGAAATCCAATACTTTGTGGGATTTCAATAAGTAAGGATTTTGCTGTTAaaacttgatttttcctttgcacgtattttatatttttgaatatttttgtCATTCCAAGCTAATAAGCTTTCTCAAGCGCTGACTATGTATTCCACACTTAACTATCAGGCTGTAGAGATGTCAATTCACTGGCTGCTATGGGCATACCCCACATTCCACAATGCAAATCTCTGAAAGTACTAGTCAAAACTTAATTGAGTATTGGAATATATTGCTGAGGTGATTCATTTAATTTGTCTTGATTCTCATGATGATCATTGGCTAGGATACTGGTAATGACACTGCAGATAAAGAATTCCAAAGATTGTACCTCAAGTATGAATGCCAACAGAAAGAGCTAATGGAAACAAAGCAGGCACTTGTTCAGCTTCAAAAAGAGAATGAACTGAAGCAGAGAGAGTGTCAAGAAGCCTGGAGATCTTTGAAGGACCTTCAAAATGAGCTCATGCGCAAGTCAATGCATGTTGGATCATTGGGTACAGATATTTTATAATGGATTTGTCCTAATTCATGCATTTTATGTGTTATAATTGTGTTTTACGTTGTTCACATTAGCACCAATGGATCAATTATTTACTTTACTGGGATTTAAAAAACAAATTATGTTGGAAGTAGAATTTTTATACCATTTGTTTGGAACTTTTACAAATCTGATGATGGTTATTATTCCCTTGCAGCTTTTGCCATTGAAGGACAAGTGAAAGAAAAGAGTAGATGGTTTTCATCATTGAGAGACCTGACAAGAAAGCTGAAGGTTGTAAAAAAAATTGTGCTTTTTTTTATGTGCATATGTGAGTTTAATATGTCCTCTTTTGCTGCCattattattttcttatttggtgTAGAACTTTTCTTTCTGCAGATTCTTAAAATGGACCAGGTCAAACTTGCCGAAGAGGCTTTAACATATAAGGGATGCTTGGCAGAGTTGAATCACATAAATTCTGCAATTCAATCCAAAAGTAAATTCTTTTGTTCAGCAGATGGTTTTGGACTGACAACCTATATGCATAAGATCTTGATTTGTGTAATTCTGTTTACAGTGGAAGAACATGTACAGATTCATGAGGACCTTAAGGTCAGATTTATCAAAAGCtcgaaggaaaaaaaagagttatATAACAAAGTTCTGGAGTTGAAAGGTTGATCCTAGATATTATACGAGTTCAATCATCATCATGTCTTGGGATAACAAATCTAATGGTTTGCAATTTCTTGCTTTCCAGGAAATATTCGGGTCTTTTGTCGGTGTAGACCCCTGAATGGTGAAGAGGTTGCTTCAGGAGCTTCAATGGCAATAGATTTTGAAGCTGCCAAGGATGGAGAGCTGACTGTAAAATCAAATGGGCTTGCGAAGAAAATATTTAAGTTTGATTCTGTCTTTAGCCCCCAGGCAGGACAAGGTAGCCATTAGGATTAGTACATTTTGCAAGTTCTTTTGCAGGGATTATTCACGATTATGTTGATATTTTTGTTCTAAAAATATTGACAGTTTTATTTGGTTTCCTTGTGTAGAAGTCAATTTAAAGTCAACTTATCTTTTTTTTACTTGTCCATTTTACTTTTCCATGACTAATATATCCTCATATTTTATGTTGTTTCTTATAACAGTTGATGTCTTTGAGGATACAGCCCCATTTGCCACATCTGTTCTGGATGGATATAATGTGTGCATATTTGCTTATGGTCAAACTGGAACTGGAAAAACTTTTACCATGGAAGGTACAGAAGAGGCGCGTGGTGTAAATTATAGAACGCTTGAGGCTTTATTTCACATAATTGATGAGCGACAAAGCACTTTCTGGTATGAGATATCTGTGAGTGTGTTGGAAGTTTACAACGAGCAGATTCGAGATTTACTAGCGTGTGATTCAGGACTCAGCACAAAGAGGTAATTTAAGATTCAGATTCCTATTCTATCTCGGCTTTTTCAGTCTTGGAATATCACAAACGTTGCACATTATATGCATAGTACGGTATCCAGATTACATTTACTATTGGAAACGTTTTTACAACATTTCTTATTAATCCAgacaaaataggggcaattgcTTCTGCAAATTATGATAAGAATTCAGTTGTTTGTCTCCTGAAGACaaagtaattcacaattttgACTAACCAGTATATCTCTCTTACCATGAAATGTTCTGAATAAATATCAAGTAGCTTCTGAATGATAAGCAACAAGTGGTCATTCTCTTTTACAGCTAAACCAAGACAGTAGGCAGCATATAATGTCATTTAAGCACCTTTTGTTTCTCAGGATCTCTATTTTTAAGAAAATTCCTATTTGAAAATAATATTATACGCTGACAAAACAATCTTTAGAATCTCATAATGATATTTTTGGATGGTTGCTTTTAGACTGGAAGTAAAGCAAGTAGGTGAAGGAATGCATCCTGTTCCAGGATTGGTTGAAGCTCAGGTCAACAACATGAAAGAGGTCTGGGAAGTCCTTCGAACCGGTAGCAATGGAAGGGCCGTTGGATCAACCAGCGCAAATGAGCATAGTAGCCGGTCACATTGGTCAGTTCCTTAATAGTGTTGTATCATGTACCAAAGAGTAGCTTTGGGGGCTAAAACTTGGTATCTTGTTTGTTATCAGCATACATTGTGTGATGGTGAAAGGAGAGAACTTGTTGAGCGGAGAATGCACAAGAAGTAAGCTATGGCTAATTGACCTAGCTGGAAGTGAAAGGATTGCCAAGACAGAAGTTCAAGGTGAAAGATTAAAGGAGACCCAAAACATCAACAAATCTCTGTCTGCGCTTGGGGATGTGATATCTGCTCTTGCAACTAAAAGTCCGCACATACCTTTCAGGTATTAACCGAGGAAAATGTTCAAAAAGATCAAGGCTAAGATACATACTTCTAAGTATCTTCTGTTGTTTCTGTTTCAGGAACTCCAAGCTTACTCACTTGCTTCAAGACTCTTTAGgtatttcatttgcattatcCTAACTATGAAAAGAGTGCAATATAATTATGATAGTTTTACTTGTTATTACAATGTTTAAACAAATCATCCAGACTCTAATTTATTATAAGAATCAAAATGCTATCAACTAACTTATGCGTATATTTCCTTCCATCTACAGGTGGAGATTCAAAGACGTTGATGTTTGTACAGATTAGTCCCAATGAGAATGATTTGAGTGAGACTCTCTGCTCACTAAATTTTGCGAGTAGGGTCAGAGGGATAGAGTTGGGACCTGCAAAGAAGCAAGTAGAAAACAATGAGCTCTTGAGATGCAAACAAATGGTGTCGACAGAAACTATCCTTGTAGATTAtttcttcacacttaggataCGTTGTGTAAATATTTTACAAACTGAAAAAGAACTATCTCCTTTTATTAGGTTGAAAAGataaagcaagaaatgaagagcaAAGACTTCCAAATTAAGAAGCTGGAGGATACCGTTCAGGGCCTAGATATAAAGATCAAAGAGAAAGATATGAAAAACAAGAACCTGCAAGACAAGGTACCGTTGTTGGAATAtgtttttcttagttttttggCAGATGGAAAAAGCCTTCCTAGATATTTAGAGATCAAACTAGTGTTGCATTTCATGAAAAGGTTCGAAGGATATTCTAGATTCTTTTCTGCATGTCACTGAAAAATACGTGTTCTTTTTGTAGATTAAAGAATTGGAGTCGCAGCTACTGGTAGAGAGAAAGCTAGCAAGGCAGCACGTGGATACTAAAATAGCAGAAGAGCAACAACACGCGAGACAACAGCAAGAAGAGCAAAATTCTGCACTTACAAGGCCACCACTTGCATCCAGAACACTTGACTCTTTTCGAATGCTTGGTGAGAATAAAGATCAACAGTCAAATATAACTCGTCAGAATAACGAGAACAACTGCAAAGTTCCTTCCTTCCCTACCTTTGATGGCCTGACCAAACACAATGAGATAGAGAAAGAAAATAATCCTGAGATGACTGAGCAATTCCCATTGCCAAAGCGGACAGGCAGAGCTTCTATTTGTCCAGGTGCACAAAGGATTCCACCTGCACAACTTCCACGACGCAACTCTCTAATTCCTTTGCCAAGTGTGCCATCAACAGCCAAGATGCCTTCTTCACTTTTAGCATTGAAACCCATACAGGCTGACAAGATAGAAGATGCTCATGGGGTTGAATATGATTCCCCGCTTGAACCGACTCCATGGGACAGTcctaaagaaaataaaattggAACTAAGAAGCTGAGCAGTTTACTGAGAAAAAGCATCCAAAAGAAAATGCAGATGAAGTCGCCAAAGCAGCAGCAGCACATCAGAAGAGCTGGTGTGAATGTGGGAATGGAGAAGGTGAGAGTCTCTATTGGAAGCCGAGGGAGAATGGCTCATAGAGTGCTAAGTAATGCTAGAAGAGTAGCTAAGGACACGCAACAATTGCAAAGTAGGAGAGAGAAGGAGAGAGGGTGGAATATTGGAACAGCAGCAAGAGCTATTTTATGAAGCACGATTTCGACTTCTTCTTCCTTTCACCTTCTTGTATCTAGACTAACACGATATGTTATGACACACGTGATTTGCTAAGATTATTCAATGAATAGGCTTTGAGAGCGGGATTCAACTCAGGAAAAGGCAAAACTTGTTTATGTATCTTATGCACTTAAAAAAGAATGGTTTTTTTCCCTCTATAAACAAAAATGTTGATTGACCAGTGTTGATGGAGCGACACCATTTTGTCGGGAGAATTACAGGAGGAGAAAGAACAAAGTTCTACTGCCTTGAAGAATTTGAACCTCAGATctgttttttattcttttgggcTTAGGGGCTGCTCAATTTGCCAAAGTTTAAATTGTATGGGGGCATGATGGTGACTAACTTGCCTTGATCTACAGAGTATTCTGCAGCAAAAGTTTTAATTTTCCGATCAGAAAAGCGCAGACTAGAATTTGCCTTGATTATGGATTCCATATATTTCTCAGTAATCCCTAAATCAACGTTATGGTGActaattttggatcaattgtCTGAATAGGGAACGGAAAAACCAATTGGTGCAGATTATGAATTATAATCTGTAATTACAAGTTACCATTGCCTAATGAGAAGCAATGAAACTTGTAAAATTGAAGAAGAGAAAACAGCATTCCCAACAGAAATTTGACGAGCAAAAAACCACGTATGGTAG
Above is a genomic segment from Coffea eugenioides isolate CCC68of chromosome 5, Ceug_1.0, whole genome shotgun sequence containing:
- the LOC113769949 gene encoding kinesin-like protein KIN-14Q isoform X2, with the translated sequence MEDNQWLDPLLITDVCTQEKEQQFNSADPLNQLCSSTTSVMADPDDCSPNSIQGVSWRKRSLDDMYGENSSNSAVKRALDGRAMLGFSLTSPDLVICTGSPDIAGQKFGDSPQFFKGASTVVSLENGINGENGSPENPEVTKSSMLWQSSTDRNVPQEAEFELPTPPMTEKESPETSMPLMSINVGSTDVIVSPQGVKFSEDQYFSGGDTTNTRIAVGDSEDFNLYQSARLGNITYSLKTMGPGFYRVDLHFAEIVFIDGPSGMRVFDVFIQEQKVVSSLDIYARVGGNRPLVLLDIEARVEGEEGLSIRLEGVVGNPILCGISISCRDVNSLAAMGIPHIPQCKSLKDTGNDTADKEFQRLYLKYECQQKELMETKQALVQLQKENELKQRECQEAWRSLKDLQNELMRKSMHVGSLAFAIEGQVKEKSRWFSSLRDLTRKLKILKMDQVKLAEEALTYKGCLAELNHINSAIQSKMEEHVQIHEDLKVRFIKSSKEKKELYNKVLELKGNIRVFCRCRPLNGEEVASGASMAIDFEAAKDGELTVKSNGLAKKIFKFDSVFSPQAGQVDVFEDTAPFATSVLDGYNVCIFAYGQTGTGKTFTMEGTEEARGVNYRTLEALFHIIDERQSTFWYEISVSVLEVYNEQIRDLLACDSGLSTKRLEVKQVGEGMHPVPGLVEAQVNNMKEVWEVLRTGSNGRAVGSTSANEHSSRSHCIHCVMVKGENLLSGECTRSKLWLIDLAGSERIAKTEVQGERLKETQNINKSLSALGDVISALATKSPHIPFRNSKLTHLLQDSLGGDSKTLMFVQISPNENDLSETLCSLNFASRVRGIELGPAKKQVENNELLRCKQMVEKIKQEMKSKDFQIKKLEDTVQGLDIKIKEKDMKNKNLQDKIKELESQLLVERKLARQHVDTKIAEEQQHARQQQEEQNSALTRPPLASRTLDSFRMLGENKDQQSNITRQNNENNCKVPSFPTFDGLTKHNEIEKENNPEMTEQFPLPKRTGRASICPGAQRIPPAQLPRRNSLIPLPSVPSTAKMPSSLLALKPIQADKIEDAHGVEYDSPLEPTPWDSPKENKIGTKKLSSLLRKSIQKKMQMKSPKQQQHIRRAGVNVGMEKVRVSIGSRGRMAHRVLSNARRVAKDTQQLQSRREKERGWNIGTAARAIL
- the LOC113769949 gene encoding kinesin-like protein KIN-14Q isoform X1, translated to MEDNQWLDPLLITDVCTQEKEQQFNSADPLNQLCSSTTSVMADPDDCSPNSIQVGVSWRKRSLDDMYGENSSNSAVKRALDGRAMLGFSLTSPDLVICTGSPDIAGQKFGDSPQFFKGASTVVSLENGINGENGSPENPEVTKSSMLWQSSTDRNVPQEAEFELPTPPMTEKESPETSMPLMSINVGSTDVIVSPQGVKFSEDQYFSGGDTTNTRIAVGDSEDFNLYQSARLGNITYSLKTMGPGFYRVDLHFAEIVFIDGPSGMRVFDVFIQEQKVVSSLDIYARVGGNRPLVLLDIEARVEGEEGLSIRLEGVVGNPILCGISISCRDVNSLAAMGIPHIPQCKSLKDTGNDTADKEFQRLYLKYECQQKELMETKQALVQLQKENELKQRECQEAWRSLKDLQNELMRKSMHVGSLAFAIEGQVKEKSRWFSSLRDLTRKLKILKMDQVKLAEEALTYKGCLAELNHINSAIQSKMEEHVQIHEDLKVRFIKSSKEKKELYNKVLELKGNIRVFCRCRPLNGEEVASGASMAIDFEAAKDGELTVKSNGLAKKIFKFDSVFSPQAGQVDVFEDTAPFATSVLDGYNVCIFAYGQTGTGKTFTMEGTEEARGVNYRTLEALFHIIDERQSTFWYEISVSVLEVYNEQIRDLLACDSGLSTKRLEVKQVGEGMHPVPGLVEAQVNNMKEVWEVLRTGSNGRAVGSTSANEHSSRSHCIHCVMVKGENLLSGECTRSKLWLIDLAGSERIAKTEVQGERLKETQNINKSLSALGDVISALATKSPHIPFRNSKLTHLLQDSLGGDSKTLMFVQISPNENDLSETLCSLNFASRVRGIELGPAKKQVENNELLRCKQMVEKIKQEMKSKDFQIKKLEDTVQGLDIKIKEKDMKNKNLQDKIKELESQLLVERKLARQHVDTKIAEEQQHARQQQEEQNSALTRPPLASRTLDSFRMLGENKDQQSNITRQNNENNCKVPSFPTFDGLTKHNEIEKENNPEMTEQFPLPKRTGRASICPGAQRIPPAQLPRRNSLIPLPSVPSTAKMPSSLLALKPIQADKIEDAHGVEYDSPLEPTPWDSPKENKIGTKKLSSLLRKSIQKKMQMKSPKQQQHIRRAGVNVGMEKVRVSIGSRGRMAHRVLSNARRVAKDTQQLQSRREKERGWNIGTAARAIL